A genomic stretch from Carboxydocella sporoproducens DSM 16521 includes:
- a CDS encoding LysR family transcriptional regulator, giving the protein MTLRHLRIFLAVCETGSMTAAAKQLHMTQPPVSQAIVELERYYGIKLFERIGRKIYLTKAGEELYSYASHILSLSNEAEKRLSDLSKGGILRVGASKTIGSAILPFLIREFSAAHPTVQINAVIDNTATIINMLYVAKLDIGLVEGIGNWPDIVKVPVYEDELVLVCPPMHEWAKAGSIDTAQLEDQSFIVREEGSGTREVFEAAMKSHGIKWKAVGVFNSVEAIINAVHCGFGLSFMSRLAVQNAVATGKVSVVKVVGLNIKRKFNLVYHKNKFFNTAINEFKTYCFRFCKQT; this is encoded by the coding sequence ATGACTCTGCGACATTTACGAATATTCCTCGCAGTGTGCGAAACAGGCAGTATGACGGCCGCAGCAAAACAGCTACATATGACCCAACCACCAGTTAGCCAGGCCATTGTAGAACTGGAACGGTACTATGGTATAAAGCTTTTTGAACGGATTGGCCGTAAGATTTATCTTACGAAGGCTGGAGAGGAGCTCTACTCTTACGCCTCGCACATATTAAGCCTGTCAAATGAAGCTGAAAAACGGTTATCAGATCTGTCAAAAGGCGGCATTTTGCGCGTAGGTGCCAGCAAAACCATAGGCTCAGCAATCCTGCCCTTTCTCATCAGGGAATTTTCCGCTGCTCATCCAACTGTTCAGATAAATGCTGTAATTGATAATACGGCCACCATTATAAACATGCTGTATGTGGCCAAGCTTGACATCGGACTGGTAGAGGGCATAGGCAACTGGCCAGACATAGTTAAGGTACCAGTTTATGAAGATGAGCTTGTGCTTGTCTGCCCACCAATGCATGAATGGGCGAAAGCAGGGAGCATTGACACTGCACAGCTTGAAGATCAGAGCTTTATTGTACGAGAGGAGGGCAGCGGCACTCGTGAAGTATTCGAAGCCGCCATGAAATCCCACGGAATAAAATGGAAAGCAGTTGGAGTGTTTAACAGTGTCGAAGCTATAATCAATGCTGTTCATTGTGGTTTTGGACTATCCTTCATGTCCCGGCTTGCGGTACAGAATGCGGTAGCAACCGGTAAAGTTTCAGTTGTAAAGGTTGTCGGATTAAATATTAAGCGTAAATTCAACCTTGTTTATCATAAAAACAAATTTTTTAACACAGCAATTAATGAGTTTAAAACTTACTGTTTCAGGTTTTGCAAACAGACATAA